A genome region from Chengkuizengella sp. SCS-71B includes the following:
- a CDS encoding AAA family ATPase, which produces MKNELKQLKEAREARANKNRKGEMITICSANGGIGRTVMSVNLAVALAKNNMRVCNIDGNFQFGDICLSLDLRPTFSIKDIVEELDQMDEDTLANFLVNHSSGVKILAAPERPEYAELITTTVLEKVHKLLMNQFDYLIVDTEAGLQDLSLFFIEKSDEIFLLSTLDMIVMKNTKMMLETFDILGQKEKVRVVINKSSVDNVIKAADVPDILETDNIFHIPNQPQLVLQSLNVGVPFVSNHGKTDLGKSYFKIAEQLLANRGDSATETKTNSNSILQSIFQKGKAVRSIF; this is translated from the coding sequence ATGAAGAATGAATTAAAACAACTGAAAGAGGCAAGAGAGGCGAGGGCAAACAAGAATAGAAAAGGTGAAATGATTACCATCTGTAGTGCAAATGGAGGTATAGGCAGGACTGTAATGTCTGTAAATCTAGCTGTTGCTCTGGCAAAAAATAATATGCGAGTTTGCAACATAGATGGCAATTTCCAATTTGGCGATATTTGTTTATCACTAGATTTAAGACCTACTTTTTCAATTAAGGATATTGTTGAAGAGTTAGATCAAATGGATGAAGATACACTAGCTAATTTTTTGGTGAATCACAGCAGTGGTGTGAAAATATTAGCAGCTCCTGAACGACCAGAGTATGCAGAGTTAATTACAACTACTGTATTAGAAAAAGTTCATAAATTGCTTATGAATCAATTTGATTATTTGATTGTAGATACTGAAGCTGGGCTACAAGATTTAAGTCTCTTTTTTATTGAAAAGTCAGATGAGATATTTTTATTGTCTACCTTAGATATGATCGTGATGAAAAATACAAAAATGATGTTAGAAACGTTTGATATATTAGGACAAAAAGAGAAGGTTCGTGTTGTGATAAATAAATCCTCTGTTGATAATGTGATCAAAGCAGCAGACGTTCCAGATATTCTCGAAACAGATAACATATTCCATATCCCTAATCAACCTCAGCTTGTTTTGCAATCTTTAAATGTAGGTGTTCCTTTTGTCTCAAATCATGGAAAGACAGATTTAGGAAAATCTTATTTTAAAATAGCAGAACAATTGTTAGCTAACAGGGGTGACTCAGCAACGGAAACAAAAACAAATTCAAATTCAATTTTACAGTCCATTTTTCAAAAAGGAAAAGCTGTCAGATCCATATTTTAG
- a CDS encoding CpaF family protein, with protein MSLLNKIQAKKDEKSKNQSDSNGAITSAKIDILSSYRKTDNNVDAKKEKDPKTVLQQDLKKLLHKKIMDRVKNDDVKKIIPQIDSMAVEIMKENEKFRGVINRKIVVDELINDLTGYGPINPLLLDPTITEVMVNGPEQIYVEKAGKIIKTEVQFRDDEHIMSIIEKIVAPIGRRIDESSPMVDARLPDGSRVNAIIPPLALKGPTLTIRKFSKDPYKMEDLIKFGTLTDDMAVFIDACVKAKLNVFVSGGTGSGKTTTLNVLSSCIPSDERIITIEDAAELQLWQEHVVSLESRPSNLEGKGEISIRDLVKNALRMRPERIIIGEVRSGEALDMLQAMNTGHDGSLATGHSNSPRDMISRLETMVLMVGIDLPVKAIREQIAGAIDVIIHQSRMKDGTRRITHITEVQGLEGDVIVLQDIFVFEQYGINEEGKIIGELKPTGIRPKFYERLETSGIYIPPTVFVENEY; from the coding sequence ATGAGTTTATTAAATAAAATTCAAGCAAAAAAAGATGAAAAATCTAAAAATCAATCTGATTCTAATGGAGCAATAACATCGGCCAAAATAGATATTTTATCTTCCTATCGTAAAACTGACAATAACGTAGATGCAAAAAAGGAAAAAGACCCTAAAACAGTTTTGCAGCAGGATTTAAAGAAACTATTACATAAAAAAATCATGGATCGAGTGAAGAATGATGACGTGAAGAAAATCATTCCGCAAATTGATAGCATGGCTGTCGAAATTATGAAAGAGAATGAAAAATTTAGAGGGGTTATTAATCGTAAAATAGTAGTGGATGAACTAATCAATGATTTAACTGGTTATGGTCCCATAAATCCATTGCTATTAGATCCAACGATTACAGAGGTCATGGTCAATGGGCCTGAACAAATATATGTTGAAAAGGCTGGAAAAATCATAAAAACAGAGGTTCAATTTCGAGATGATGAACACATTATGAGCATCATAGAAAAAATCGTAGCCCCAATTGGAAGAAGAATAGATGAAAGCAGTCCAATGGTAGATGCTAGATTACCAGATGGTTCAAGGGTAAATGCGATCATACCGCCTCTTGCTTTGAAAGGGCCAACTTTAACGATCAGGAAATTCTCAAAGGACCCTTATAAGATGGAAGATTTGATTAAGTTCGGCACTCTAACTGATGATATGGCAGTTTTTATAGATGCATGTGTAAAAGCGAAGTTAAATGTTTTTGTTAGTGGAGGAACGGGTTCAGGTAAAACAACAACGCTAAATGTTTTATCTTCTTGTATTCCTAGTGATGAAAGAATCATTACAATAGAAGACGCTGCAGAATTGCAGCTTTGGCAAGAGCATGTTGTATCCCTTGAGTCTAGGCCTTCTAATTTAGAAGGAAAAGGTGAAATCAGTATCCGTGATCTTGTGAAAAATGCATTAAGAATGAGACCTGAACGAATTATTATTGGAGAGGTGCGCTCAGGAGAAGCACTGGATATGCTGCAAGCGATGAATACAGGTCATGACGGCTCTTTAGCTACAGGTCACTCCAATAGTCCTAGGGATATGATTTCTCGTTTGGAAACGATGGTGTTAATGGTTGGAATTGATCTGCCTGTGAAAGCGATAAGAGAGCAAATTGCTGGGGCGATTGATGTGATTATTCATCAATCAAGAATGAAAGACGGGACGAGAAGAATAACACATATCACTGAAGTGCAAGGTTTGGAAGGTGATGTGATTGTTTTACAGGATATATTTGTATTTGAACAATATGGGATTAATGAAGAAGGGAAAATCATAGGAGAACTTAAACCGACAGGAATACGCCCTAAATTTTATGAAAGATTAGAAACCTCCGGAATTTATATTCCTCCAACTGTTTTTGTAGAAAATGAATATTGA
- a CDS encoding type II secretion system F family protein, producing the protein MKFLIVVLFMMSCIFLFFSLLQIFFNSDKKMEKRMKFFLNVNDEKALDKRTFNLLVRMKLFQKHVLERLKKRKNNLNLEQRLISAGISLSAEEFIIFRFILSILSGLILYMVFNIWFMVILGFCLLHIAANFWVKIKHKKRINMFNDSLSDMITTLISSLRAGFSLLQSLQSVVEESESPMKEEIELMIKQMQYGSSLEESLYQLKERMPSEDLDLMIQSILIQRQIGGNLSVILETIEQTIRDRTKIQGQITTLTAQGRLSGWVLGGLPIGVGLVLFLIEPEYFSNLFNHPIGIGLVIAGVISGTVGFLIIKKITTIEV; encoded by the coding sequence TTGAAATTTTTGATCGTAGTTTTGTTTATGATGTCATGTATATTTTTATTTTTTAGTTTGCTGCAGATTTTTTTTAATTCAGATAAAAAAATGGAAAAAAGAATGAAGTTTTTTTTAAATGTGAATGATGAGAAAGCTTTGGACAAGCGAACCTTCAATCTTTTAGTAAGGATGAAATTATTTCAAAAACATGTACTGGAAAGGTTGAAAAAGAGGAAAAATAATCTAAATCTTGAACAAAGATTAATTAGTGCAGGAATCTCATTAAGTGCTGAAGAGTTTATTATTTTTAGATTTATTCTTTCCATTTTATCGGGATTGATTTTATATATGGTTTTTAATATATGGTTTATGGTCATATTGGGATTCTGCCTCCTTCACATTGCTGCAAATTTTTGGGTTAAAATCAAACATAAAAAACGAATAAATATGTTTAACGATAGTTTATCTGATATGATTACTACCTTAATTAGCTCACTTCGAGCGGGTTTTAGTTTGCTGCAATCATTACAATCTGTAGTAGAAGAATCTGAATCACCTATGAAAGAGGAAATAGAACTAATGATTAAACAAATGCAATACGGAAGTTCACTGGAAGAATCGCTGTATCAATTAAAAGAAAGAATGCCCAGTGAAGATTTAGATTTAATGATCCAGTCTATTTTAATTCAAAGGCAAATTGGAGGAAATTTATCTGTTATTTTGGAAACGATTGAACAAACGATTCGAGACAGAACGAAAATTCAAGGTCAGATCACAACGTTAACTGCCCAAGGAAGATTATCTGGATGGGTTTTAGGAGGCCTACCTATTGGTGTAGGTTTAGTTTTATTTTTGATAGAGCCTGAATATTTCTCTAATCTATTTAACCATCCTATTGGGATTGGACTTGTTATTGCAGGAGTCATATCTGGTACGGTAGGGTTTTTAATAATTAAGAAGATAACTACAATTGAGGTGTGA
- a CDS encoding type II secretion system F family protein: MLRRERKDKIKKRISFIKGEQKKLVDTNVIIKENDKPQFFLKKWVESLLLKVKKMFKRNMKEKKVAKIELKLMQAGRPFEMNPVDFRLLQVGCIILFPTISGIYLTLLDFPTPIMIVSIFFSFVSSLIIPHLFLKSKINKRNKKALRELPDVLDLLTVSLEAGLGFDAALSKLVSKKKGVLSSELEHCLEEIRLGKTRREAMLGIKERLSVKEVKTFVSNILQAEKLGVGMVKVMRVLSEEVRQQRKQRAEEQAMKAPIKMLFPLVFFIFPCLFIVILGPVLIGFFETFGG; encoded by the coding sequence TTGCTACGTAGAGAACGTAAAGATAAAATAAAGAAAAGAATCTCTTTCATTAAAGGTGAACAGAAAAAGTTGGTTGACACAAATGTAATCATTAAGGAAAATGATAAACCCCAATTTTTCTTGAAAAAATGGGTAGAATCATTACTACTCAAAGTGAAAAAAATGTTCAAACGTAATATGAAGGAGAAAAAAGTAGCTAAAATTGAATTGAAATTAATGCAAGCTGGTAGACCTTTTGAAATGAACCCGGTTGATTTCCGGTTACTTCAAGTCGGATGTATTATTTTGTTTCCAACTATTTCAGGTATATATTTAACTTTATTGGATTTTCCTACTCCTATAATGATAGTTTCAATATTTTTTTCTTTTGTGAGTAGCCTAATCATTCCTCATTTATTTTTAAAAAGTAAAATAAATAAACGTAACAAGAAGGCTCTGCGTGAACTCCCAGATGTATTAGATTTATTAACGGTAAGTTTGGAAGCTGGATTAGGGTTTGATGCAGCACTGAGCAAATTAGTTTCTAAAAAGAAAGGCGTTTTGTCAAGTGAATTAGAACATTGTTTAGAGGAAATACGTTTAGGTAAAACAAGGCGTGAAGCTATGTTAGGCATTAAAGAAAGATTATCAGTAAAAGAAGTAAAAACATTTGTAAGTAACATTTTACAAGCTGAGAAATTAGGGGTTGGTATGGTAAAGGTAATGAGAGTTTTATCCGAGGAAGTTCGTCAACAAAGAAAACAACGTGCTGAGGAGCAGGCAATGAAAGCTCCGATTAAAATGTTGTTCCCTCTTGTGTTTTTTATATTCCCATGTTTATTTATCGTCATATTGGGACCTGTTCTTATAGGTTTCTTTGAGACTTTTGGTGGCTAG